Proteins from a single region of Aerococcus viridans:
- the cysS gene encoding cysteine--tRNA ligase, translated as MLKIYNTLTNQKEEFKPLVPGSISMYVCGPTVYNYIHIGNARSTVAFDTVRRYFEYRGFDVKYVSNFTDVDDKIINRASEEGLTPEQIADKYIEAFYEDTDALNVKRATKNPRVVENMDDIIQFVADLVDKDFAYVVDGDVYYRTRKFEKYGQLSDQNIDDLRAGASERLEADSQSKKEDVVDFALWKSAKPGEISWTSPWGEGRPGWHIECSVMATKLLGDTLDIHAGGHDLTFPHHENEIAQSEAHTGHTFANYWMHNGFVTMGDDDEKMSKSLGNFVLAHDLIQQVDPQVVRFFLASAHYRSPLRFNEENIQDATNNLNNLKTAYANLNYRFEDAKESLDNDAEVLAKIKALENEFMEAMDDDVNTPNGLTVVYRLMRDMNVYTNQKEVSVPVLEAFKEAFTALLIVFGVTLSDEKELLADDIQALIDERNQARADKNFARADEIRDQLKAEGIILDDTARGTRWKRAQA; from the coding sequence ATGTTAAAAATTTATAATACATTAACCAATCAGAAGGAAGAGTTTAAACCACTAGTGCCAGGAAGTATTTCAATGTATGTATGTGGTCCTACTGTTTATAACTACATTCATATTGGGAATGCCCGGTCTACGGTTGCTTTTGATACAGTACGTCGTTACTTTGAATACCGCGGTTTCGATGTGAAATATGTCTCTAACTTTACGGATGTGGATGACAAGATTATTAACCGCGCTAGTGAAGAAGGGTTAACGCCTGAACAAATTGCGGATAAGTATATTGAAGCATTCTATGAAGATACCGATGCTTTAAATGTTAAACGTGCTACTAAAAATCCACGTGTTGTGGAGAATATGGATGATATCATTCAGTTTGTGGCTGATTTAGTTGATAAAGACTTTGCATATGTAGTGGACGGTGATGTGTACTATAGAACGCGTAAATTTGAGAAATACGGTCAGTTATCTGATCAAAATATTGATGATTTACGGGCGGGGGCATCTGAACGTTTAGAGGCAGACAGCCAATCGAAGAAAGAAGATGTTGTAGACTTTGCCTTATGGAAGTCAGCTAAACCTGGTGAAATTTCTTGGACTTCTCCTTGGGGTGAAGGTCGCCCTGGTTGGCATATTGAATGTTCTGTGATGGCAACGAAACTGTTAGGCGATACTTTAGATATCCATGCAGGTGGTCATGACTTAACTTTCCCTCACCATGAGAATGAGATTGCTCAATCCGAAGCGCATACAGGTCATACCTTTGCCAATTACTGGATGCATAATGGTTTTGTAACAATGGGTGATGACGATGAAAAAATGTCTAAATCTTTAGGCAACTTTGTCTTAGCGCATGACTTAATCCAACAAGTCGATCCACAAGTGGTTCGCTTCTTCTTAGCTTCAGCACATTACCGGTCGCCTTTAAGATTCAATGAAGAAAATATTCAAGATGCAACCAACAACTTAAACAACTTGAAAACTGCTTATGCGAACTTAAATTACCGTTTTGAAGATGCTAAAGAGAGTTTAGATAACGATGCGGAAGTATTGGCAAAAATCAAAGCTTTAGAGAATGAATTCATGGAAGCTATGGATGATGACGTCAATACGCCAAATGGTTTAACTGTTGTGTACCGTTTGATGCGTGATATGAATGTGTATACAAATCAAAAAGAAGTATCTGTACCAGTTCTTGAAGCTTTCAAAGAGGCTTTCACAGCACTATTAATCGTCTTTGGTGTGACTTTATCGGACGAGAAAGAGTTGTTGGCGGATGATATTCAAGCCTTAATCGATGAACGTAACCAAGCCCGTGCAGATAAAAACTTTGCGCGTGCGGATGAGATTCGTGACCAATTAAAAGCTGAAGGCATTATCCTTGATGATACTGCCCGAGGTACGCGTTGGAAACGTGCGCAAGCCTAG
- a CDS encoding nucleobase:cation symporter-2 family protein gives MAILKNINFKDVFSAKTTFLSLQHLLAMYAGAIVVPLIISSSLNFTTQQTLYLVSADIVISGIATFLQLYRGKFIGMGLPVVMACSFTAIGPMVQVGGQYGLGTMFGSVLVAGVIILLLAPIFAKLSHLFPPLVTGTIVTLIGATLIPVAINNLAGGEGSADYGNIDNLILGLMTFLIILLLYRFTKGFLQSISILIGLVAGMIIAIFMGKMDMQPILEASWVQLPMPFAIESPSFNPAAILSLTVVGIISMIEVTGINYALAGMYDKDIDEADLRRSYFSVGIGYLLAGIFNTSPQTAFSQNVGVVQMSGEKRKSIFVNLIILMLLCGLIPKIGAIATSVPSAVLGGAMIFLFGNVLSYGISVLGAQDLADNRNQLIIGAAVTIGLGVAIAPAAFAQLPEWISWLTSSGIVAGGVTVVLLNAFFHGVKK, from the coding sequence GTGGCCATTTTGAAGAATATAAATTTTAAAGATGTCTTCTCAGCTAAAACTACTTTTCTTTCACTACAACATTTACTAGCCATGTATGCCGGTGCTATTGTGGTACCGTTAATTATCTCAAGTTCTCTAAACTTCACAACCCAACAGACGCTATACCTTGTCTCAGCAGATATTGTTATCTCAGGGATTGCAACATTCCTACAACTTTACCGGGGTAAATTTATCGGTATGGGCTTACCCGTTGTAATGGCTTGTTCATTTACAGCTATTGGGCCAATGGTTCAAGTGGGTGGTCAATATGGCTTAGGCACCATGTTCGGTTCAGTCCTAGTAGCTGGTGTCATCATCCTACTATTGGCGCCGATCTTTGCTAAACTATCCCACCTATTTCCACCGCTAGTGACAGGGACTATCGTGACCTTAATTGGTGCGACCTTGATTCCTGTTGCGATTAATAATCTAGCAGGTGGCGAGGGTAGTGCAGACTACGGGAATATCGATAATCTAATCTTGGGGTTAATGACTTTCTTGATTATCCTCTTACTATATCGCTTTACTAAAGGCTTTCTTCAATCTATCTCTATTTTGATTGGACTAGTTGCGGGTATGATTATTGCTATCTTTATGGGTAAAATGGACATGCAGCCTATTTTAGAGGCATCATGGGTACAACTACCGATGCCTTTTGCTATCGAATCTCCAAGCTTCAATCCGGCAGCGATTTTATCGCTAACAGTGGTTGGTATTATTTCTATGATTGAAGTAACAGGTATCAACTATGCTTTAGCTGGAATGTACGATAAAGATATCGATGAAGCAGATCTTCGTCGTTCATATTTCTCAGTAGGGATTGGGTATTTACTTGCTGGTATCTTCAATACATCACCACAAACTGCTTTCTCTCAAAACGTTGGGGTAGTACAAATGTCAGGTGAAAAGCGGAAATCTATTTTCGTTAACTTGATTATCCTAATGCTACTATGTGGGTTAATTCCAAAAATTGGTGCTATTGCAACTTCGGTACCGTCAGCCGTATTAGGTGGTGCCATGATTTTCTTATTTGGTAACGTATTATCATACGGAATCAGCGTATTAGGTGCTCAAGATTTAGCAGATAATCGTAACCAACTGATCATTGGCGCTGCAGTTACAATCGGTTTAGGTGTAGCTATTGCACCTGCAGCCTTTGCGCAGTTGCCAGAATGGATTTCTTGGTTAACATCTTCAGGAATCGTAGCTGGTGGTGTAACAGTGGTCTTATTAAACGCCTTCTTCCATGGCGTGAAGAAATAA
- a CDS encoding sigma-70 family RNA polymerase sigma factor, translating into MAKHKQSKDQSQVLDLVLQGKDELTEEIFDELYQAVLPTLYANRWRVPKYILENDDYYQEARISLVQAIQTYRSNSKAAFTTYFANVFKNRLLDIRRMHMTDKRIANLKVERSLDLFASEGEENNIENRLRTKEFPPEYVYLFNETINRYEKSLSDMERTAYSYFKQGFSYEEMEKLTGFTRKQVHSLIAKCKRKYRRILSDYFDDKD; encoded by the coding sequence ATGGCAAAACATAAACAAAGTAAAGACCAGTCACAGGTATTGGATTTAGTGTTGCAAGGTAAAGATGAACTTACTGAAGAAATATTCGATGAATTATACCAAGCAGTTTTACCTACCTTATACGCTAACCGTTGGCGCGTCCCTAAATATATTTTGGAAAATGATGATTACTATCAAGAAGCTAGAATTAGTCTGGTACAAGCTATTCAAACATACCGTAGCAATAGTAAGGCAGCCTTTACAACTTACTTTGCTAATGTATTCAAAAATAGGTTGCTCGATATTCGCCGTATGCACATGACGGATAAACGGATTGCTAATTTGAAAGTGGAACGTTCGCTAGATTTATTTGCAAGTGAAGGTGAAGAAAACAATATAGAAAACCGCTTGAGAACCAAAGAGTTTCCACCTGAATATGTATATCTCTTCAATGAGACAATTAATAGATATGAAAAAAGTTTGTCTGATATGGAAAGAACGGCATATAGTTATTTCAAACAAGGTTTTTCTTACGAAGAGATGGAAAAACTCACGGGTTTTACCAGAAAACAGGTCCATTCGTTAATCGCTAAATGTAAACGAAAGTATCGCCGAATACTATCTGATTATTTTGATGATAAGGATTGA
- the rlmB gene encoding 23S rRNA (guanosine(2251)-2'-O)-methyltransferase RlmB has translation MARDNQRQQNRDRRPRSTNNEEELDQSPDFVYGFHAAMEVLESDHDVNKVFLQTGLNEKNAQAILKAANKRNILVSNVPKEKLDTLSDGGNHQGVVMAIAAYKYAELEDIFKKAEEANEDPIIMVLDGIEDPHNLGSILRTADASGVHGVIIQNRRAVGLTQVVAKTSTGAIEHVPVVRVTNISKTIDLLKERGVWVFGTDMKGQSMWQMDATLPIAVVIGNEGKGVSPGVKKHLDGMITIPMRGHVQSLNASVAAGLLMYQIYQSRMSKG, from the coding sequence ATGGCTAGAGACAATCAAAGACAACAAAATAGAGATAGAAGACCCCGCAGTACAAATAACGAAGAAGAACTGGATCAATCTCCTGATTTCGTCTATGGTTTCCATGCCGCTATGGAAGTATTAGAAAGCGACCATGATGTGAATAAAGTCTTCTTACAAACTGGCTTAAACGAGAAGAATGCCCAAGCTATTTTAAAAGCAGCCAACAAGCGAAATATCTTGGTATCTAATGTACCAAAGGAAAAATTAGATACCCTTTCTGATGGCGGCAATCACCAGGGTGTTGTCATGGCTATTGCAGCATACAAATACGCTGAACTAGAGGATATCTTCAAAAAAGCTGAAGAAGCGAATGAAGACCCAATTATCATGGTCCTAGATGGTATTGAAGATCCACATAACTTAGGTTCTATTTTAAGAACAGCTGATGCTTCAGGGGTTCATGGTGTCATTATTCAAAACCGTCGCGCTGTGGGATTAACGCAAGTTGTTGCCAAAACTTCAACTGGTGCGATTGAGCATGTACCAGTTGTACGTGTAACCAATATTTCTAAAACCATTGATCTGTTAAAAGAACGTGGTGTATGGGTATTTGGTACCGATATGAAGGGTCAATCAATGTGGCAAATGGATGCAACGCTCCCAATTGCTGTTGTGATTGGTAATGAAGGTAAAGGCGTATCACCAGGTGTGAAGAAACATCTAGACGGTATGATTACAATCCCAATGCGCGGGCATGTGCAAAGTTTAAATGCCAGTGTTGCGGCCGGTTTATTAATGTACCAAATTTACCAAAGTCGAATGAGTAAAGGTTAA
- a CDS encoding NYN domain-containing protein, which translates to MALRKERLIVDGYNMIGSWPLLVKLKNRDEIEAARDLLLEILSNYVGYHDIETWVIFDAMFVPGISKSYDQFNLHVVFTSEGQTADSYIEEMIVDLVSPLHNVTVATSDLAEQRIVFQKGALRQSAQELFRDVQKTNVEIAHGGNDYEYNKYQRSIPWSVHQLDKLNDFYRDLIDKKGE; encoded by the coding sequence ATGGCTTTAAGAAAAGAACGCTTAATTGTTGATGGCTATAACATGATTGGGTCTTGGCCCTTACTTGTAAAATTAAAGAATCGAGATGAAATTGAGGCAGCAAGAGATTTACTATTGGAAATCCTGTCCAATTATGTAGGTTATCACGATATTGAAACATGGGTAATTTTCGATGCCATGTTTGTCCCTGGCATTTCTAAGTCATATGATCAATTTAACCTACATGTCGTCTTTACCAGTGAAGGACAGACCGCTGATTCATACATCGAAGAGATGATTGTGGATTTAGTGAGTCCCCTACACAATGTTACTGTGGCGACTAGTGACCTAGCTGAACAGCGTATTGTATTTCAAAAAGGTGCCTTGAGACAATCGGCACAAGAACTATTTAGAGATGTACAAAAAACCAATGTGGAAATTGCACATGGTGGTAATGATTATGAATACAACAAATATCAAAGATCCATACCATGGTCAGTCCATCAGCTAGATAAATTAAATGACTTTTATAGAGATTTAATTGATAAAAAAGGTGAATAG
- a CDS encoding ABC transporter permease/substrate-binding protein — protein sequence MNDFFLTLMERKDQLFTATYEHMAISLLALFIACVIAIPLAIWLSDHRKYAEPVLQFASILQTIPSLALLGLLIPLVGIGSVPALIALVVYAILPILQNTYTGFVEIDPTIEEAAIAFGMPRRRRLFKVELPIAMPVVISGIRTSLVLTIGTATLATLIGAGGLGSLIMLGIDRNDSNLTLIGAIASSLLAIIFGALIKWLENKKMKTVLISLLVLFVGIGGPILAQRLTGQVTNVTIAGKLGSEPEILINMYKEIIEADNDDVNVDVKANFGKTTFLFSALDNNEIDIYPEFSGTVLESLVDVDEATDTSDFDQADTYQLARDLLKEQYDMTFLEPFSFENTYALAVKRDFAEENNLETISDLAKVEDEITAGFTLEFIDRQDGYAGIQELYGLTFPSVKSLEPALRYNAINNNEVNVVDAYSTDSQILEYDLVTLEDDLGLFPDYQGGPLMNVDFAEDHPEIVASLNKLSGLVTEDEMIQMNYAVNVEGQEPSQVAHDFLVDKGLIGEDA from the coding sequence ATGAACGATTTTTTCTTAACGTTAATGGAACGTAAAGACCAATTATTCACTGCTACTTACGAACATATGGCTATTTCCTTACTTGCCTTGTTCATCGCCTGTGTTATTGCAATTCCACTAGCCATTTGGCTGAGTGACCACCGTAAATATGCGGAACCCGTATTACAATTTGCTAGTATCTTACAAACGATTCCCTCATTGGCTTTGTTGGGATTGTTAATTCCCTTAGTAGGGATAGGTTCAGTACCTGCACTTATCGCCTTAGTTGTCTATGCGATTTTGCCTATCTTACAAAATACCTATACAGGTTTTGTAGAAATTGACCCGACAATTGAGGAAGCTGCAATCGCTTTTGGGATGCCTAGACGGCGTCGCCTCTTTAAGGTGGAATTGCCGATTGCCATGCCGGTGGTCATTTCAGGTATTCGGACCTCGTTAGTATTAACTATAGGAACAGCGACCCTAGCGACTTTAATCGGTGCTGGTGGCCTTGGGTCTTTAATTATGTTGGGGATCGACCGAAATGATAGCAATTTAACTCTTATCGGTGCTATTGCATCATCTTTATTAGCGATTATTTTTGGTGCCCTCATTAAATGGTTAGAAAATAAGAAAATGAAAACCGTCCTTATTAGCTTGCTTGTTTTATTTGTAGGAATTGGTGGGCCAATATTAGCGCAACGATTGACTGGTCAAGTTACGAATGTCACTATCGCCGGTAAATTAGGGTCAGAACCAGAGATACTAATTAATATGTATAAAGAAATAATTGAAGCAGATAATGACGATGTCAATGTTGATGTAAAAGCCAATTTTGGTAAAACAACCTTCCTCTTTTCTGCCCTAGATAATAATGAAATCGATATTTATCCAGAGTTTTCAGGTACAGTCCTTGAAAGTTTAGTTGACGTAGATGAAGCTACTGATACAAGCGACTTCGACCAAGCAGATACCTATCAATTAGCGCGTGACTTATTAAAAGAACAGTATGATATGACTTTTCTAGAACCATTTTCTTTTGAAAATACCTATGCATTAGCCGTGAAACGTGATTTTGCGGAGGAGAATAATCTAGAAACGATTTCAGATCTAGCGAAAGTCGAAGACGAGATCACAGCTGGCTTTACGTTAGAATTTATTGACCGTCAAGATGGCTATGCTGGTATTCAAGAATTATACGGGTTGACCTTCCCATCAGTGAAAAGTCTTGAACCTGCGCTTAGATACAATGCTATCAATAACAATGAAGTCAATGTGGTTGATGCATATTCGACTGATAGCCAAATTTTAGAGTATGATTTGGTTACGCTTGAAGATGATTTAGGGCTCTTCCCTGATTATCAAGGAGGTCCATTGATGAATGTAGACTTCGCTGAAGACCATCCAGAAATTGTGGCATCTCTAAACAAATTAAGTGGGTTAGTAACCGAAGATGAGATGATCCAAATGAACTATGCTGTAAACGTTGAAGGGCAAGAGCCTAGCCAAGTAGCCCATGATTTCCTAGTCGACAAGGGCTTAATAGGGGAGGATGCATAA
- a CDS encoding ABC transporter ATP-binding protein has product MASIIEFKDVEKAYEDKRVIDDLNLTIHEGEFFVLVGPSGSGKTTSLKMVNGLTEPTGGDVYFKGQKIKDHDIEKMRWNMGYVLQKIALFPTMNVSENIDVIPEMIGWPKEKRVARIDELLNLVGLDPEIYRNRPVDELSGGEQQRIGILRAIAAEPDIILMDEPFSALDPISRNQLQDLVVDIHQRLKTTILFVTHDMDEAIKLADRIGIMNQGRLIQVDTAQEILTNPENQVVASLFNQEKEDVFGLNIFRPDIQPLSGDHPDYPQIDIASHQKDLYALLAADEVVEITENDTSLGTLDRQAVFARLKSI; this is encoded by the coding sequence ATGGCGAGTATAATTGAATTTAAAGATGTAGAGAAAGCATATGAAGACAAACGTGTGATTGATGACTTGAACTTAACCATTCATGAAGGAGAATTTTTTGTCTTAGTGGGTCCTTCAGGTAGTGGGAAAACGACGTCACTTAAAATGGTAAATGGCTTGACTGAGCCAACAGGTGGAGATGTTTACTTTAAAGGACAAAAAATTAAAGATCATGATATTGAGAAGATGCGCTGGAATATGGGGTACGTCTTACAAAAGATTGCCCTTTTCCCAACAATGAATGTTAGTGAAAATATTGATGTTATTCCAGAAATGATTGGTTGGCCAAAAGAGAAACGTGTAGCTAGAATTGACGAACTACTCAATTTAGTAGGTTTAGATCCCGAAATTTACCGGAACCGACCAGTTGATGAATTATCTGGTGGGGAGCAACAGCGAATTGGTATTTTACGTGCGATTGCAGCTGAACCGGATATTATTTTAATGGACGAACCTTTTTCAGCCCTAGACCCAATTTCTCGTAACCAGTTACAAGACCTCGTAGTCGATATTCATCAGCGGTTGAAGACAACCATCTTATTTGTCACACATGATATGGATGAAGCCATTAAATTAGCTGACCGAATTGGGATTATGAACCAAGGTCGCTTAATTCAAGTGGATACGGCTCAGGAAATTCTGACAAATCCAGAAAACCAGGTAGTGGCTTCCTTATTTAACCAAGAGAAAGAAGATGTCTTTGGCTTAAATATCTTCCGACCAGATATTCAACCACTTTCAGGAGACCATCCAGATTATCCGCAAATTGATATCGCTAGCCATCAAAAAGATTTATACGCCTTACTAGCGGCTGATGAGGTAGTTGAGATCACGGAAAATGATACAAGTTTAGGAACGCTAGATAGACAGGCTGTATTTGCTCGGCTAAAAAGTATATAA
- a CDS encoding MetQ/NlpA family ABC transporter substrate-binding protein, whose translation MKKIFRALGLALVVLVLAACGQSEETTKVKLGVVGDKNDQWEYLQEELLEKENIEIELVKFTDYRQPIVSLDDGSIDMHSALTEIYMDSINEEGGYSNTTLGYTTLNPMGVFSEKIDSLDELQDGALVAIPDDVSNGSRALLLLQTAGLIELDESKGLLPTTSDITSNPKNLQFEEMAANQTARALADVDISLINNDMATDAGYVPTQDSIYLEPVAESSKPYYNVIAVREDETDNEVYKTILEYYQTDEVAAIIDEMSAGSSIPVWEGAPTAE comes from the coding sequence ATGAAGAAAATTTTCCGTGCATTGGGATTGGCACTAGTGGTATTAGTGTTAGCTGCTTGTGGCCAAAGTGAAGAAACGACTAAAGTGAAACTAGGTGTGGTTGGCGATAAAAACGACCAATGGGAGTACCTACAAGAAGAATTGCTAGAAAAAGAAAACATTGAAATTGAATTAGTGAAATTCACTGACTACCGTCAACCAATCGTATCATTAGACGATGGTTCAATCGATATGCATTCAGCTCTAACAGAAATTTACATGGATTCAATTAACGAAGAAGGTGGGTATTCAAACACAACACTTGGCTATACAACCTTAAATCCAATGGGTGTCTTCTCTGAGAAAATTGACTCTTTAGATGAATTACAAGACGGTGCCTTAGTCGCAATTCCAGACGACGTATCAAACGGATCGCGTGCTTTATTACTATTACAAACAGCTGGTTTAATCGAATTAGACGAATCAAAAGGTCTATTACCAACAACAAGTGACATCACTTCAAATCCTAAAAACTTACAATTTGAAGAAATGGCAGCCAACCAAACAGCCCGTGCCTTAGCTGACGTTGATATCTCATTAATCAACAACGATATGGCAACAGACGCAGGTTACGTGCCAACACAAGACTCAATTTACCTTGAGCCAGTCGCAGAATCATCAAAGCCATACTACAATGTCATTGCAGTACGTGAAGACGAAACAGACAACGAAGTCTACAAGACAATCCTTGAATACTATCAAACAGACGAAGTCGCAGCAATCATCGACGAAATGTCAGCAGGTTCAAGCATTCCAGTATGGGAAGGTGCACCAACTGCAGAATAA
- a CDS encoding 2-keto-3-deoxygluconate permease gives MFKKINKVPAGMFLIPLVVSLVLVSIFPNMYDAIGGTTQQTFQMGTNVVIGLLVFSAGTSLDLKQIVPLLKRHLPMILFKLVISTIYILVFYWLFGLDGIFGINLLAFACVIYSLNPAVALAIHSSYGDKQFGAVYGIMGLIGMPFAPLILLSILTADGGAAGIDWQPIISIFVPLVAGTILGNLDRDFTDFFVPMIARLLPFLGWNLGAAMNIQSAIAAGLPGILMAGIFMVLLLPLIPFDRYIMKQNAGVDGAAIWNVAGMSVANPASIASALPLVFADQSTSATAIVMMVCIITSIISPIVAQKLYVKEYGIQSL, from the coding sequence ATGTTTAAGAAAATAAATAAAGTACCTGCAGGGATGTTTTTGATTCCCTTGGTAGTATCACTGGTATTAGTGTCTATCTTTCCTAATATGTATGATGCAATCGGTGGTACAACACAACAAACGTTTCAAATGGGGACGAACGTTGTTATTGGGTTATTGGTATTTTCAGCAGGGACAAGTTTAGATTTAAAACAAATTGTGCCCTTACTAAAACGTCATTTACCAATGATTCTATTTAAGTTAGTGATTTCAACAATCTATATTTTAGTTTTCTACTGGTTGTTTGGTTTAGATGGCATTTTTGGCATTAACCTGTTGGCTTTTGCTTGTGTGATCTATTCTTTAAACCCAGCCGTAGCACTAGCTATCCATTCAAGTTATGGGGATAAACAATTTGGTGCCGTATATGGTATTATGGGCCTGATTGGTATGCCTTTTGCACCTTTAATTTTATTAAGTATTTTAACGGCAGATGGTGGGGCAGCCGGGATTGACTGGCAACCGATTATTTCAATCTTTGTGCCTTTAGTAGCCGGTACTATTCTAGGTAATCTAGATAGAGATTTCACCGACTTTTTTGTGCCGATGATTGCGCGTTTACTACCTTTCTTAGGGTGGAACCTAGGTGCAGCGATGAATATTCAATCAGCTATCGCTGCAGGATTGCCAGGTATTTTGATGGCCGGAATCTTCATGGTGTTATTACTACCCCTAATTCCATTTGACCGCTACATCATGAAACAAAACGCAGGGGTAGATGGTGCAGCTATTTGGAATGTAGCAGGCATGTCAGTAGCTAATCCTGCTAGTATCGCGTCTGCCTTACCATTAGTCTTCGCGGATCAATCAACAAGTGCTACAGCTATTGTAATGATGGTATGTATCATTACTTCAATCATTTCACCTATTGTTGCACAGAAACTATATGTAAAAGAGTATGGTATTCAATCATTATAA
- a CDS encoding xanthine phosphoribosyltransferase — protein sequence MNYLQKRILKDGQVIDEKILKIDSFLNHQIDPKVMHDIQSNFFDYFKSREITKVLTIEASGIAPAIMVAAHFQVPMLFAKKSEPSTLAGQDKFSTLVHSFTKNKTSEIIISKEYLNENDKVLIIDDFLANGEASLGLIDLVKQAGAEVVGVGICVEKSFQPGRQRLIDAGVDVYSVCRIASLAGNKVTFVDEEDEKLA from the coding sequence ATGAACTACTTACAAAAACGTATTTTAAAAGACGGTCAAGTCATCGATGAAAAGATTTTGAAAATTGACTCATTCCTAAACCACCAAATCGACCCGAAAGTGATGCATGACATCCAAAGTAACTTTTTTGATTACTTCAAGTCACGTGAAATTACCAAAGTATTAACCATCGAAGCAAGTGGTATTGCACCTGCTATCATGGTGGCTGCCCACTTCCAAGTGCCAATGCTTTTTGCCAAAAAATCTGAACCATCAACACTTGCTGGACAAGATAAATTCTCAACATTAGTACATTCATTTACTAAGAATAAAACAAGCGAAATTATCATCTCTAAAGAATACTTAAATGAAAATGATAAAGTACTGATCATTGACGATTTCTTAGCGAACGGTGAAGCGAGTCTAGGGTTAATTGACTTAGTGAAACAAGCTGGTGCAGAAGTGGTTGGTGTGGGTATCTGTGTAGAAAAATCATTCCAACCTGGACGTCAACGCCTTATTGATGCGGGTGTAGATGTTTACTCAGTTTGCCGTATTGCTTCATTAGCAGGTAATAAAGTGACTTTTGTAGATGAAGAAGATGAAAAGTTAGCATAG
- a CDS encoding Mini-ribonuclease 3, which produces MSENKSLTKNEIKQLSGLTLAYLGDASWEVVVRDHLVQSGLTKPKDLHKAATEFVSAKGQALLIEAMQAEEGFLTEDEMTIFKRGRNAKSHSSAKNADIHTYRIATGFEALMGFAYLNDQNRFKEIAAFCIQYIQHAQKEEQENG; this is translated from the coding sequence ATGTCAGAGAATAAGTCTTTAACAAAAAATGAAATAAAACAACTAAGTGGCCTAACCTTAGCTTATTTAGGCGATGCTTCTTGGGAAGTAGTGGTCCGCGACCATTTGGTTCAAAGCGGTCTAACGAAGCCCAAAGATTTACACAAAGCAGCGACTGAATTTGTGTCTGCAAAAGGACAAGCACTATTAATTGAAGCGATGCAAGCTGAGGAAGGGTTCCTTACTGAAGATGAAATGACGATCTTTAAAAGAGGGCGTAACGCTAAAAGTCACTCAAGCGCTAAAAACGCAGATATTCATACCTATAGAATTGCAACCGGATTTGAAGCGTTGATGGGCTTTGCCTATTTAAATGATCAAAACCGTTTTAAGGAAATTGCAGCTTTCTGTATTCAATACATTCAACACGCACAAAAAGAGGAGCAAGAAAATGGCTAG
- a CDS encoding GNAT family N-acetyltransferase, giving the protein MFQTPIDDKLSIKILEERDVEALYKLIDHSRDYLGEYLPWVKFMKATENELPFIKEGLQQFANNDGFQCGIWFEGQLAGVLGLHYIKHLNKSTSLGYYLGEEFQGSGIMTKSVAFLLDYLFNDLALNRVEIRAAVTNHKSQAIPKRLGFTEEGILRQDEQLDSGPSDSVVFSLLRDEYLAQKGS; this is encoded by the coding sequence ATGTTTCAAACCCCAATTGATGACAAATTATCAATCAAAATATTAGAAGAGCGTGATGTAGAAGCTTTGTACAAGTTAATTGATCATTCACGTGATTACCTCGGTGAGTACTTACCTTGGGTGAAATTCATGAAAGCTACAGAAAATGAATTACCTTTTATTAAAGAGGGGCTACAACAATTTGCCAATAACGATGGTTTTCAATGTGGGATTTGGTTTGAAGGTCAATTAGCTGGTGTGCTTGGTTTGCATTATATTAAACACCTAAACAAGTCAACTTCACTAGGTTACTATTTAGGAGAAGAATTCCAAGGTTCAGGGATTATGACCAAGTCTGTAGCTTTCCTACTTGATTATCTTTTTAATGACTTAGCCTTAAATCGTGTAGAAATTCGAGCAGCGGTTACCAATCATAAAAGCCAGGCGATTCCAAAACGTCTGGGCTTTACTGAAGAAGGGATTCTTAGACAAGATGAACAACTAGATAGTGGGCCATCAGACTCAGTGGTATTTTCCTTACTAAGAGATGAATACTTAGCCCAAAAGGGATCATAA